In one Halorubrum sp. CBA1229 genomic region, the following are encoded:
- a CDS encoding DUF5830 family protein: MNEPASREEKLELGVELLAHLEHEELPLPDAIDRIETVTTSPALTREILDAAEKRGVIEREDARLRVQRGGTYVNYDSQVVQREGEFECRRCGTGITTGHFVKLDAGELGPFGSSCIRKVTGRDSDDE; encoded by the coding sequence GTGAACGAGCCGGCGTCCCGGGAGGAGAAGCTGGAGCTCGGCGTCGAGCTGCTCGCGCACCTCGAGCACGAGGAGCTCCCGCTGCCGGACGCGATCGACCGGATCGAGACGGTGACGACGAGCCCCGCGCTCACCCGGGAGATCCTCGACGCCGCCGAGAAGCGCGGCGTCATCGAACGCGAGGACGCACGTCTCAGAGTCCAGCGCGGCGGCACCTACGTCAACTACGACAGCCAAGTCGTCCAGCGGGAGGGCGAGTTCGAGTGTCGCCGGTGCGGGACCGGCATCACGACCGGCCACTTCGTGAAACTCGACGCCGGCGAGCTCGGTCCGTTCGGCTCCTCCTGCATCCGGAAGGTGACCGGGCGCGATTCCGACGACGAGTGA